From one Azospirillum ramasamyi genomic stretch:
- a CDS encoding response regulator: MAKPTILLVDDSVLMRTIIGDIVRADDELSLVGAAENGKVALEMVTSLKPDIVLLDIEMPEMSGLEVMEHLSLMSRAKVIIISSVAQVGSPEATEARALGAVEIIAKPSGTMSLDLAHKKGHDIVAAIRRAACLPPPVKP, translated from the coding sequence ATGCGCACGATCATCGGCGACATCGTGCGCGCGGACGACGAGTTGTCCCTCGTCGGCGCGGCCGAAAACGGCAAGGTGGCCCTGGAGATGGTCACGAGCCTGAAGCCGGACATCGTCCTGCTCGACATCGAAATGCCGGAGATGTCGGGGCTGGAGGTGATGGAGCATCTGTCGCTGATGTCGCGCGCGAAGGTGATCATCATCTCCTCCGTCGCCCAGGTCGGTTCGCCCGAGGCGACCGAGGCCCGCGCATTGGGAGCGGTGGAGATCATCGCCAAGCCGTCCGGCACCATGAGCCTCGACCTCGCCCACAAGAAGGGCCACGACATCGTCGCCGCCATCCGCCGAGCCGCCTGCCTTCCCCCGCCGGTGAAGCCCTGA